The proteins below come from a single Miscanthus floridulus cultivar M001 chromosome 1, ASM1932011v1, whole genome shotgun sequence genomic window:
- the LOC136499714 gene encoding mitochondrial import inner membrane translocase subunit TIM10-like, translating into MAGKGGPTNLEKEQMFGMAEKEMEYRVDLFNRLTQTCFDKCIEKRYKEAELNMGENSCIDRCVSKYWQVTNLVGQMLGNRPQM; encoded by the exons ATGGCTGGGAAAGGCGGGCCGACCAACTTGGAGAAGGAGCAG ATGTTTGGGATGGCGGAGAAGGAGATGGAGTACAGGGTTGATCTTTTCAATAG GCTTACACAGACCTGTTTCGACAAGTGCATTGAGAAAAG GTATAAAGAAGCTGAGCTCAATATGGGTGAGAACAGTTGCATTGATCGATGCGTTTCAAAGTATTGGCAG GTGACTAATTTGGTCGGTCAGATGCTTGGGAACCGGCCTCAGATGTGA
- the LOC136499565 gene encoding uncharacterized protein yields the protein MSSLAYPLFPLPCRCSLAAAPASRIPAPVCLSASASADAEGELTAREKRAQRRERRELRATDWKEEVQDRLIHEPARRRKKPPKRSWREDLNLDLLAELGPQWWLVRVSMAPGTDYVDLLTKAISRRYPEVTFKIYNPSIQVKRRLKSGAISVKSKPLHPGLVFLHCTLNKELHDFIRDTEGCYGFIGATVGSIKRQIKKPKPIPIDEVESIIREEKEEQERVDREFEEMENMGNVEPFSKPVEESELMLMNKIKKQFKKSSSNGGTRHSAFSPGATVHVLSGPFEDFTGSILEVNRKNKKATVQLILFGKESFVDLDFDQIEAIEVDANDSKL from the exons ATGAGCAGCTTGGCTTATCCGCTCTTCCCGCTCCCGTGCCGCTGCTCCCtcgcggcggcgccggcgtctCGGATACCTGCACCTGTGTGCCTATCTGCTTCGGCTTCCGCGGATGCAGAGGGCGAGCTGACGGCGCGGGAAAAGCGAGCGCAGCGTCGGGAGCGGCGGGAGCTGCGTGCGACGGACTGGAAGGAGGAGGTGCAGGACCGGCTGATCCACGAGCCGGCGCGGCGGAGGAAGAAGCCTCCTAAGCGGTCGTGGAGGGAGGATCTCAACCTCGACCTCCTCGCCGAGCTGGGGCCTCAGTGGTGGCTCGTGCGCGTCTCCATGGCGCCCGGCACCGACTACGTCGACCTCCTCACCAAGGCCATCTCACGACGCTACCCCGAAGTCACCTTCAAG ATTTACAATCCATCCATCCAAGTAAAGAGGAGATTGAAAAGTGGTGCAATCAGTGTTAAATCCAAGCCTCTGCATCCTGGGTTGGTCTTTCTGCATTGTACCTTAAACAAGGAGCTTCATGACTTCATCAGAGACACAGAGGGTTGTTATGGCTTTATTGGAGCTACAGTTGGTTCAAT CAAGAGGCAGATTAAAAAGCCAAAACCTATTCCAATTGATGAAGTTGAATCAATTATTAgagaagagaaggaggaacaAGAGAGAGTTGACAGAGAATTTGAGGAAATGGAGAATATGGGAAATGTTGAACCTTTCAGTAAACCTGTTGAAGAATCTGAACTTATGTtaatgaataagatcaagaaGCAGTTTAAGAAATCATCCTCAAATGGTGGCACTAGACACAGTGCTTTTTCGCctggtgcaactgttcatgttctCTCTGGGCCTTTTGAAGACTTCACTGGTTCCATCCTGGAAGTGAATCGCAAAAACAAGAAG GCCACTGTCCAGTTGATACTTTTTGGGAAAGAGAGCTTTGTGGATCTTGATTTTGATCAAATTGAGGCAATTGAAGTGGATGCCAATGATAGTAAACTATGA
- the LOC136499475 gene encoding protein GRAVITROPIC IN THE LIGHT 1-like — MATKPVTVGDLIHRVASSCLSNRLPCNYTLRDSVDSDLDDDDDDPFADAVSSSEKCRRSPSAAEAEEIEEEEGEEEEEKLKIWEEGEQEKERLAAAAKGAERARDADALMAEVFDAVSGVRRAYAALQGAHCPWDPDKMRAADAAVVAKLRHLARLRDRFRRSAAAGHIPRPNPSAPPLREAVAPYEAALDDLQRQLQSKQAEVDGLKEKLAAATSRRNGRHHHHPLSKQNGPGGAPTAELFTSCAEQARAATLTFAGHLAHLMRAAGLELAAATRSLTKIPVSSPQLAKHALEAHVTRALLGGFEHESFYLDGSLSSLLDPAAFRRERYVQFRDMRGMEPAELLGVLPTCAFGRYAAAKFTALLPPRVEEAVLGDGEHRRVVNAGAHPRTPFYGEFLRAAKAMWLLHLLAFALEPPPSHFEAGRGAEFHQEYMESVTGAPPHAGAGMVVGFAVAPGFRLGNGAVVRARVYLVPRGGRP, encoded by the coding sequence ATGGCGACCAAGCCGGTCACCGTCGGCGACCTCATCCACCGCGTCGCCTCCTCCTGCCTCTCCAACCGCCTGCCCTGCAACTACACCCTCCGCGACTCCGTCGACAGCGAcctggacgacgacgacgacgaccccttCGCCGACGCCGTCTCCAGCAGCGAGAAATGCCGGCGGTCCCCGTCCGCTGCGGAGGCGGAGGAAAtcgaggaagaggagggggaggaggaggaggagaagctcaAGATCTGGGAGGAGGGGGAGCAGGAGAAGGAGAGGCTGGCCGCCGCGGCCAAGGGCGCCGAGCGCGCCCGCGACGCGGACGCGCTGATGGCGGAGGTGTTCGACGCCGTCTCCGGGGTGCGCCGCGCCTACGCCGCGCTCCAGGGCGCGCACTGCCCCTGGGACCCCGACAAGATGCGCGCCGCGGACGCGGCCGTTGTCGCCAAGCTCCGCCACCTCGCGCGCCTCCGCGACCGCTTCCGCCGCTCCGCCGCCGCGGGCCACATCCCACGCCCGAACCCTTCCGCGCCGCCCCTCCGCGAGGCCGTGGCGCCGTACGAGGCGGCGCTCGACGACCTCCAGCGCCAGCTCCAATCCAAGCAGGCCGAGGTGGACGGGCTCAAGGAGAAGCTCGCGGCGGCCACCAGCCGCCGTAAcgggcgccaccaccaccacccgctcTCCAAGCAGAACGGCCCCGGCGGCGCGCCGACGGCAgagctgttcacctcctgtgccGAGCAGGCCCGCGCGGCGACGCTGACGTTCGCGGGGCACCTCGCGCACCTGATGCGCGCCGCGGGGCTGGAGCTCGCGGCGGCCACTCGATCGCTCACCAAGATCCCGGTATCCTCCCCGCAGCTGGCCAAGCACGCGCTGGAGGCGCACGTCACGCGCGCCCTCCTCGGCGGCTTCGAGCACGAGTCCTTCTACCTGGACGGCTCCCTCTCGTCGCTGCTGGACCCCGCCGCGTTCCGGCGGGAGCGGTACGTGCAGTTCCGCGACATGCGCGGGATGGAGCCCGCGGAGCTGCTGGGCGTGCTCCCGACCTGCGCATTCGGCCGCTACGCCGCCGCCAAGTTCACGGCGCTCCTGCCGCCCCGCGTGGAGGAGGCCGTCCTGGGCGACGGCGAGCACCGGAGGGTGGTCAACGCCGGCGCGCACCCGCGGACGCCCTTCTACGGGGAGTTCCTGCGCGCGGCCAAGGCCATGTGGTTGCTGCACCTGTTGGCCTTCGCGCTGGAGCCGCCGCCCAGCCACTTCGAGGCCGGCCGCGGCGCGGAGTTCCACCAGGAGTACATGGAGAGCGTGACCGGGGCGCCCCCGCACGCCGGCGCCGGCATGGTCGTCGGGTTCGCGGTCGCGCCCGGGTTCCGGCTGGGGAACGGCGCCGTCGTGCGCGCCCGGGTCTACCTGGTACCGCGTGGTGGCCGACCGTGA